The genomic segment CTCGTAGCTGCACTTTAAAACGATCGTGTAAGCTTGGGATTGCTTTGATTTTAGCAGGATCGGGTATTAGTGCATGAGTGAAACAGTTCCAATCATTGAGAATACCCAGTCCTGCAGGATCGGGATCGGTGAACCCGATAATTGGAATACCCTGAACTACCTGCAAAAAATCAGTCACTGATCGCGCGGTGGTATTGTGACCACGGTAAAGCACAAGCACATGACCCAGCGCTGGTAGGTTAAAACGGTAAATAAAAATAAAGGCTTCGAAATTCTCGACAACCATACAGGCTTCATAATCACTTGGATTCAAGTATTCCTTATTCACCCGATAATCCACTTCGGGGATTACCGCGCATCGACCGTTAGCGGTTATAAGGTCTCCGCCTATCACGGTAACTGAAAGCTGTTTAGCCAGTTCCGACTCGCCCGCCCACTTGTCGTGGTGCGTGAGCTTGGTTACTTCTGTGCGATTTCCTTGTAGTGTCGTCGCTATAGGGTCATAACCACAGTGCGAAATTAAAATCTCTCGCCACTTTTTATAATCATCCCTATTAAAGATAATCTTATTTGCGCTAACTTTGCCAAGTGAAAACTCTGCTACAAGTTCTAACCATGTTCTTGTGGCTTTAATTTCGCGAGCTTGATTTTTTATAGCAGTAACAATAATGTTTACTTGCTTTTTATTTATCGAGGGCAAATGACAACATCCTGGGCATAGTAGTTTCCGTTAAAAAACTCACCTGCCTTACCGGGGAATGTAACTTTAAAAAACGAACGATCCGAGTCACTCATTGCGGCGTATTCAGCAATTAATCCGTAAATCCAGATATCCACAGAAATGCCATCCGGAGCCATTTCAAAGCTATCGATACCACTGATACTTTGGCTTTCTTCCAGACTTTTGAAAAACACATTTCTCACTGCGTCTTTAAATGGCGTTACAACAAGAGTCTCCAATGCATTTTCTGGTGCTTCAGTTGATATGGGCACAATATCGTCTGCCGCTTCTTTTTCAACTAACTCTCTGCGAACACCGCTCACAAGATCAGCCAGATCAAGCTCCAGCATTCCATTCAATGGGTCAGGGGCACCGAACGCGTCAAGCGGCTGGACCGCCATAAACACTACTGGAACATCGGTTTTGTCTGAATATTCTGGCAGCGCTGTAGCTGATTCTGTATCGCAATAGCGGACAAAATCATCCACCTGTTTTGCCCTGCTCTCCAGCTGGCCCAGCCTGAAAAGCATTTTATTTAGACGGTGCAGTGCATCGCTCAAGTTCTTTCTACCCTGGTCGATGGCAATCGGCAATCGCACTTGCAGTAGGCGCAGCTCCTTGTCTTGGCTGCCCAGAGCGTAGAGCGCCTCCGTGTCAATGAGCTCCAGCGATGCGATAAGCGCCTTGACCTTTTCCAGCGTGTTTTTGTTGAGCGCAATCTTGCTTGAGAGTTGCGAGACAGTGCCAAAGTCTGTATCTATTTGACGCCAAATCAGCTGCGCTTGGCCAACGATACTGTCACACAGAGCAATCACATTGGATTCAATTTCATTTAGGTAGCCATCGGCATCTGCCCGGCTTCTTGATTGCTTTGCTGTTAGATACTGTTTAGCAAGAAACAAAATACCTTCAATGGCTTCGCCAATGTTCGCATTCACTACCTTTAGTCGACTGGTGCGTAAACTTTGATCGAGAAGTTCTACAACTGTAGTATTTAAGCGATATCGATCACCTCCATGATCAGCAACAACAAGACGCAGTCGATCCATATCATCGATCGCGCGTGCATCCTGCTTGGTATAGCTTAGCCAGCCTTTATTCTCTTCATAGGCTGTCATAATCATCTCGCCATATTTGGCCAATGCACGGAGTACTTTTACTCCGTCATCGCGCGAGCTCAAAGCATCAGCTCCTGTTGTTCTTCTCTCGGCTCATCGTCCTCCGAGCCCATGCTTTCGTGTATATGGATAAAATCAAGCACGTCATACAAATACGACCACTTGCCAGTAGCGGTGTAGGTGGTAGATTTGGCTTCATTGGGCTTTAGATACTCGCCGTCTACCAGCTTCGTCATAATGTGATTGAGCTGGTCCCTGGGCGTTGCCCTAGTCGTAGCGAAGTGACCGCTTCTAACAATTTTGGCCAAATCATCCGCTAATGTTTGCGCGCCCTCGATCGCTGTAAGCAGCTCGCCCTGGCGCAGGGTATCTCCGGGTTGTATCGACTCCTCCTTTTGCAAAGCAGACATTGCCAGCTTCAACCAGCGTACCAATGGCTCCAATTGATTTATGGTCGTGTTGAACTGCGACTTAACAGAGGACTTTCTATCCGCGCAATCAATCGTGCTGTACGCACAGTAAAAAACATCCTCTGCACTACTTAGCTGTAATTTGCGTCCAATCTTGTTTAGGTAGTCATTTACATTATCGCGATAAACTTCTTTTTGGAGGTAGTCAAAAGCAACCCTATCGGTGAACTCACAAATAAATCGGCCCATGAGTAAGGCCTCCACTACCGTTGAAAATACTCCTTCAGTCACATCATTGGACATCAGTCACTCCTTGGTTGTTCGCTGCGTGACGTCGTGCCTCCATTAGCGCCACTAATTTATCTTCCGGCACCGCAATATCCACCAGCCCTACACCCTTGCGCATTTCATGTCGCTCCAAAAAGTGTTGCAACAACAAAGGGTCGGTTGTGGGGAATCCGCCAACCATCACAATGTTGTGATCATTTAACATTTTAAATAAGCCGGCGATATTGACGGAATCAATCACGCCAAGCTCATCCACTGGCCAATGGATTCGAATACTCCAATCTCTGCACAGCATGCGCGTAATGCCAGCAAAAATTGAACATAAGATCAGGTAACTCAAGCCGTTAGAAGAGGCGTTCTCCAGATCTCGCCCATTGGTAACTGTCACTTTACGTCCATTTTCTTCTAGGGTAATGGCTAGGTCGAATACAGACTCAATACCAGTTGCTACTCTGGAGCGATGTAAAATATCGGTGACTTTAATGAGCAAGTCGCCAAGCCTCTCCGGAGGCAGGGCTATGCCCTCATCATCCCGCCACTCGGCATAGAGCACCGCAAACTCTTCCAGGTGAGGCCAATAGTCCTGGCTATCGATGCGACTGCTTAGGCTTACATCAATGTTGCCAATAGCTTCGAAATATTGTTTTTCGCTGATCGATGCTGAAATAGCACGAGATTGCTGTTGGATCAGTTTGGAAATATGTTTGAGTCCGACATAAAAATCCTCCAACTGACCGCTGATGGTCTGGACAAATGAGCCGATGGTTTCTTTTTTCTGGGGTAGATGTACGCCAATGAGCTCACCTATACTTTGGGTAAGATTGATATTCAGTGCATCTATATTATTGATATCGTTGGTAGCGGTCTCCGCCTTTTTACGCAGCTGCTCCCAAACCTCAGTGATCTGACTGCGGTCCCCTTGCCCGGAGATGACAGACTCCACTTTACCGACACTACTGCGCACCTCTTTCAGAGTATCATGCTGCTCCTGCAGTAGGGATTCTACATCCGCCAACACCGACTCAATTGGCCGCGGTTGATCTGCCGTTTCTTTTAACCAAGTATACTCAGCGCGCTTAAGCATTTGGTCGCACTTTTCACTATTTTCTGTTGCCTTCGTTTTAGCGTTGCGCAGTTCGGCGTACGCGGCATTTCGCTCATCTCTTTCGGCCTTGTGTTTTCTTTCCTGCTCATTGTATTGAGCACTCAACTCGTCGGCCTTTTTACTTTCTTCTGCGCGCCTTGCTTCATACTCTGGCCGGCGTGGCCACTCATTTTTAAACCAGTGCCCGTATTCCAACACTGCTTGCTGATAGCCCCTGACTTTCACACATGTTTCTTTTGCTTCCTTTACGCGATTGATCGCTGTGTTTAAGGCTTCTTCGTCCAGCCCGTTTTGAGCGCACTGGTTTCTATACTCGTGGATAATTTCATTTAGTCTTTTCTCGTGATGACGAGTCTCCGCCTTTACCGCCTCTTGCGCGAGCGTCTCAGCCTCTGCCAACTCCGCGAGCTGGACAAGGTACTGATCATGAGCAAGTTTCAGGTTTATCGCAAACCTTTCCCTGATGTCCTCAAGTTCCTTATCAACTTGTTGCTCTAACTCCTTCAGCGACTTTTTTAACGCCTTGTGACGATCTACCGCCGCAACCTTCCTCTCGTTTGCAGCTGATTGATTTTGAGACCTAAGCGCTCGTACTGCTTCTTTGGCTGATTGGTACTGCCGATTAGTCTGTCCCGCCTCGCGCTTTCGCTCTTCATATTGAGTTTGAGCATCGCTCAATGCCTTGAGGGCGCCATTGTGTTCAGACACTTTGAGTTCAAGCTGCTTTTGTGCCAGATCAAGACACTCTTCTTGTTTGGCGAATCGCATCTCCTGCTCTTCAAGTGATGTGGCCCAATCAGGCTTATCCAAGCTCTCCAGTTTGAGAGTCCAACCCAAAATGCTGCCAGTGCTGTCCTCGGTATACACCGGCGATAAATCCCTCCTATCCAATAAGTCTTCCCTAATCACCTTGCCAATTGAGTTGGGCCAAGCCTCATCATGCTTGCGAAGCTCCGATAACAGGCTCCCAGACTTTGGATTGCACAGTGCTTTTAGACGCTCCAGCTTTTCGTCTTCTTCGCTCACTTTTTTGTGGGCGCTTGTGCGCAATTGCCCGGCTTTTTCTTCGTCTTGCTTTTTCGTGGCCACAAGGCTTCTTGCTTGCTCCACTGCAGCATTGGCATCAACCAGCTTGTGCTCGAATTGGTCTCGCTCGGATTCAGCGAAGGCTTCTGTACGTTTCTCGTCTTCGCTTGGAATGATATTTAATGCTGTAAATTCTGCCTCCGTAACTTTGCCTTTGAAACTGGAGATATCGTCTGCCCGCATTTGACGGTGCTTGGTATCGGCGCGATACCGGAGGCCATCAATTTCGTTCTTTTCCTCAAGCCAGCGTTTTTCTTCGCTGTTAACAGCCATTGTTTTTTCGGCTTTGATGGCAGTGAGGCGAGTGTTCGTTTCATTGTGTCGACGCGTCTCTTTTTGCTCTAGTTCATCATAGTGAAGCTTAAGGTCGCGAACACCCTCCTCCAAAACTCGCTTGTGGTGTTCAGATTCCGATAGCGCCGCCTCAAATTCACCAAGACTGTCAAACTTGTGGAGCTTATTGAAAATATCTGCGTCAATCCAGGCTTGCTTGGCGTCATCCAAATGGTCGCGATCCTTCTCTGCGTTATCCCGCGCGTGTTCTGTATCCTGCAGCTCCATTCTGATCGCTCCGCCCTCCTCTTCCCACCTAGCCTTCAGCACATCCATGCTCGTTCTATTGCTCTGCATCGCCTTCTCTAAGGATTCAGCCAGCTCGCTTTCTTTGACAAAGTGAGCACGAAGCTCTTTTGCACCATCTCGCAATAGCTTGCTGTTTTCTTGGTAATTGGTGCCTAGGTCAACGGCTTTACGGAACAGCTTTTCGTTTTTCTCTAAGTTCCTTAGCACGGTAAGCTCTGCTACGATTTCACGAACACTTTTATGAAGCTGAATTTGCGGCAACTCAATCTGATCCTCTCGCATAATTTCAGCAATCATCTGCTTAATGCCTTCCATATTGCCCCGGCGAGAAAGGATGGCGGCAGTCATTTTATTGATGTGTCCCATGGACCCTTTGGCGCCACCCAGAGAGTACATAGCGACTAGCCCAAGTAATTCTCGTGCCTGAGTGGAACGAGATACCAAACTACGGTCTCCCTGAATAACTGCTCGATAATCAATAACCGTATCTAGCTGTTTACTGTGTCCCAGCTGCAGGAGAGTCCAATGCCGCCCAAGAGCAGGACCTTCGATAAACACAGGCTCGCGGTCCTTTATCTCGCTGAAGTTTTCAACAGAAAATGGCTCATCAAGAAATCGATATGCAGGTTTCGTCCCCGAGGCGTGGCGATAGGCAACAGCACACTTAAGTCCGCGCGCGGTCATGTATTCAAAGATGATCAAGCTAGTGGGACGAGCTAGGTAGTAGTCCGTAAAACTGGTTTTTTTACCAACTCGCTCAACCAGCTCGATAGGGGTGGCCCCATAAAAAAAGGGCACGAGCTTCAGCAGTGTTGTTTTGCCAGACCCATTGCTGCCACTGATATTTGCGTGACCAGATAGCTTCACCTCCATCCGCTTGCGAGCTATATGCGCATCGATACAGATAATTCTTTGCAATCCTGCTGCTTGTGAACCTGGCGATGGTGGTTCATCTTTTGTCATTGAGCTGCATACCTGTTGCTCCTATTGTTCGAAAACGCGTGCAAATAAGTAAGTACAAATTGAAAAAGGAGGAATTATGGTGTGAGCTGCCATGGACGCATAGCGCCGACTCAAACCCCGGCCAACAGTTAAGCGTCGAATGAGAGTCAATTATTCGCCTTACCAATCTGAAGAAAAGGTAATCGCATCGCAAACTACAGCTCTTGAACATAAACCGGCCCATGAACTTTTTTCGATTGCTCGACAATCCGAGAATGATGTGTAAACAGAATGACTTGCGTCTTTTCGGACAATTCCGCTAAAGCATTTAATGCTGCTAGTGAACGAGCATCATCAAATTCCACAAGGATGTCATCGACAATAAGCGGCATAGGTTCAGATGATCCCATGTATTTTTCCAATGATGCAAGACGCAACGCCAAATAGAGCTGGTCCCGCGTCCCTGAGCTCATGCCCTCCACGGTCACACGCTCTCCCCCTGAGCGAAAGCCAGCGAGGATGGGTTCATCTCTTTCATTGAAATCGGTCCTGAGACCATCGAACGAACCAAGTGTCAGTGCAGAGAAGTGCTCGCTGGCGCGCTTGACCAGTGGTCCTTGGTTTTCCTGGCGATAACGCTCAATCTGATCACGCAATATCTTGCCAGCCAATTTCACCTGAATATAGCGCTCAGCGCCTGAGCGAATACCTGCAAGCGTAGCCTGAGCCTGATCGGCGAGCGTGGCTGCCTGATCACTTGCGTCCATAAGCTCCAATTCCTTTTCTTCACGCCCCTTTGCCGATGCGAGTTCAGTACGTTTCGGTTCGAGCTCATCCTCGATCCTGTTTGTCAATTCACTAATTCGTCCCGGCAAACTATCCGGATCGATGCCCTCCGCTTGAGTTTCCAACTCGACAATTGTGCTGCCCTCACCTGCATCCAGGATCTCCTGTTCTATCGAATCAATTTCTGCCTTTATTCGGAGGTAATCAGCCGAGCGACGTTCCATAGCCTCAAGTTGAGGATGACCATCGCATTTTGCTTCCACACATAACGCATCCAGGCGATCAGTCATTGTCTGGATGGAAGCGTTCGAATCCTGTATTTCCTGTGCTGCCTGTTCGACCTGTTCTTCGATCTGTTGCCGTTTTGTGTGTCTTGACCGGTTTTCAGATAGCAGTGCATTGAGGCGCACAACCGCATCATCGGCCGGCAACTCACCCAGTTCGGGTGCAATAGTGGCTGCCATCGCCTCTACCTGGGTTTGAAATGCTGCGGCATCTTCGTCGATGGCACCGATCCTTATCCGCAATTTCTCCACTTCCCCCAGCTTCGAAAACAATGTTCTGAGATTTTCAAAGAAATCATCAACCTCCGATGGTGATGTCTCGCTTCGCAAACCAATACTCTGCATCTGCGCTACCCACTGTGCCCTCCATGCTTCGAGCGCTTCTGTTGCCAATCGATGCTCTTCATTCAAAGATTCAACGTCAGATTCCCGATCCTTAACTTCCTTACTCAATGCATCCCGTTTGCGTTTGGCTTGATTCAGGTTATCGGCTAACGTCTCGCATTCTAGGAGTACGATTTCAAGCTCGTTTGATGTCGACGCTGCGCTTTCCAGTTGAATCAGTTGTGCATTAAGCCTCTGGAGGTGCGTGTTACGATTCTGCTCAAGCTCAGTCTCTTTTTGGCGCAACAGCTTAAGCTGTGCCACCTGATCACGAAGTTTTTCAAAGGCATCCATCCAGGCTCGCATCTCTCGCGGAGTCCGTGGATCAATTTCACAGGGTGCCCACAATTCCTGCCAATCTGAATCCAATTGAGCTTTTTCAGCGCTTGTTGCCTCAAGCTGCTCAGCTACCTTCTGAGCTTGCTGTTGCCCTCCCTCCTGCTTGGCCTGAAGGCCTGCCAGCGTATGAACCCGGTCCGCTTCACGGCGCAGCCGATCAGATACCTTATCAGCACTTGCAAGGCGATTTTCGAAGGCATCAGGCAATGCGCCTTCACT from the Candidatus Thalassolituus haligoni genome contains:
- a CDS encoding AAA family ATPase translates to MKIRALNLAAFGPFSERELVFDEVGLHIVYGPNEAGKSSALRGLKALLYGIDERTLDNFNHANDKLRIYGHLQNADDRELAFGRRKGRKNTLLSPDGEALDEQALAPYLQGVTPELFESLFGIDHQALVQGGNEILEQKGEVGQALFSASLGSHTLHAVLGDLDDSAKNLFLPAGSKPLINSAIRTHADLRTEIRKCSLSSREWDEHRRILARTEEELKRIQAELADHRAEINRLQRIQRVLPKLSKRRELFQELESLGDVVILHDDFSGRRRKAINELETAQAIVGKAAPRLEGLQQQLAGLSTNRALLKQAENIEDLHARLGGHRKAKQDRPHLEAETKQLVADAESILKENRPDLEFKDIEQLRPVVAKRLPIANLGNKEAVLNARAEQVETSLRETEKRLQAARKERDEIAESSLTDALHRAITAARKQGELDASIQSTKSQLKSQRAECVADLSRLTLWQGELDEMAHLALPNRESIHQFEESYADLSKRIRRLEEKKDELIDALQDTTQRLDEIERVGEVPTEVSLKQARSERDAIWQLLRRQWIGCEDVSVDANEYQSEGALPDAFENRLASADKVSDRLRREADRVHTLAGLQAKQEGGQQQAQKVAEQLEATSAEKAQLDSDWQELWAPCEIDPRTPREMRAWMDAFEKLRDQVAQLKLLRQKETELEQNRNTHLQRLNAQLIQLESAASTSNELEIVLLECETLADNLNQAKRKRDALSKEVKDRESDVESLNEEHRLATEALEAWRAQWVAQMQSIGLRSETSPSEVDDFFENLRTLFSKLGEVEKLRIRIGAIDEDAAAFQTQVEAMAATIAPELGELPADDAVVRLNALLSENRSRHTKRQQIEEQVEQAAQEIQDSNASIQTMTDRLDALCVEAKCDGHPQLEAMERRSADYLRIKAEIDSIEQEILDAGEGSTIVELETQAEGIDPDSLPGRISELTNRIEDELEPKRTELASAKGREEKELELMDASDQAATLADQAQATLAGIRSGAERYIQVKLAGKILRDQIERYRQENQGPLVKRASEHFSALTLGSFDGLRTDFNERDEPILAGFRSGGERVTVEGMSSGTRDQLYLALRLASLEKYMGSSEPMPLIVDDILVEFDDARSLAALNALAELSEKTQVILFTHHSRIVEQSKKVHGPVYVQEL
- a CDS encoding ATP-binding protein, which translates into the protein MTKDEPPSPGSQAAGLQRIICIDAHIARKRMEVKLSGHANISGSNGSGKTTLLKLVPFFYGATPIELVERVGKKTSFTDYYLARPTSLIIFEYMTARGLKCAVAYRHASGTKPAYRFLDEPFSVENFSEIKDREPVFIEGPALGRHWTLLQLGHSKQLDTVIDYRAVIQGDRSLVSRSTQARELLGLVAMYSLGGAKGSMGHINKMTAAILSRRGNMEGIKQMIAEIMREDQIELPQIQLHKSVREIVAELTVLRNLEKNEKLFRKAVDLGTNYQENSKLLRDGAKELRAHFVKESELAESLEKAMQSNRTSMDVLKARWEEEGGAIRMELQDTEHARDNAEKDRDHLDDAKQAWIDADIFNKLHKFDSLGEFEAALSESEHHKRVLEEGVRDLKLHYDELEQKETRRHNETNTRLTAIKAEKTMAVNSEEKRWLEEKNEIDGLRYRADTKHRQMRADDISSFKGKVTEAEFTALNIIPSEDEKRTEAFAESERDQFEHKLVDANAAVEQARSLVATKKQDEEKAGQLRTSAHKKVSEEDEKLERLKALCNPKSGSLLSELRKHDEAWPNSIGKVIREDLLDRRDLSPVYTEDSTGSILGWTLKLESLDKPDWATSLEEQEMRFAKQEECLDLAQKQLELKVSEHNGALKALSDAQTQYEERKREAGQTNRQYQSAKEAVRALRSQNQSAANERKVAAVDRHKALKKSLKELEQQVDKELEDIRERFAINLKLAHDQYLVQLAELAEAETLAQEAVKAETRHHEKRLNEIIHEYRNQCAQNGLDEEALNTAINRVKEAKETCVKVRGYQQAVLEYGHWFKNEWPRRPEYEARRAEESKKADELSAQYNEQERKHKAERDERNAAYAELRNAKTKATENSEKCDQMLKRAEYTWLKETADQPRPIESVLADVESLLQEQHDTLKEVRSSVGKVESVISGQGDRSQITEVWEQLRKKAETATNDINNIDALNINLTQSIGELIGVHLPQKKETIGSFVQTISGQLEDFYVGLKHISKLIQQQSRAISASISEKQYFEAIGNIDVSLSSRIDSQDYWPHLEEFAVLYAEWRDDEGIALPPERLGDLLIKVTDILHRSRVATGIESVFDLAITLEENGRKVTVTNGRDLENASSNGLSYLILCSIFAGITRMLCRDWSIRIHWPVDELGVIDSVNIAGLFKMLNDHNIVMVGGFPTTDPLLLQHFLERHEMRKGVGLVDIAVPEDKLVALMEARRHAANNQGVTDVQ